In the genome of Montipora foliosa isolate CH-2021 chromosome 3, ASM3666993v2, whole genome shotgun sequence, one region contains:
- the LOC137994550 gene encoding uncharacterized protein, with product MGHSCSTVTLMNLVRLGNKKVLEQYNCTGLRKAAQEITMVTTGMQAYDRQVVYGERALDMVFGMSNFAPSKKEFNMSEFFGEEPLMRMTTLASPQMIATRLRNLFGDDPQFTEERGKRMKEVMLENLHHNRKEEYMSAVGLAMLFDRSGGKLTPKMSDVIAAEEPKRVHGQKLLAEIRAMWDEWDLREDGKRDDALEFDSFYNGFMAPFFGCYRCDETKRALKAIDMDADGTVDWNEFAVYLKWALRQYPEIKTAEELLSVAFRKGLVPAMQDEVLKQV from the coding sequence ATGGGTCACTCGTGTTCCACAGTAACTCTGATGAACCTTGTCCGCCTTGGTAACAAGAAAGTACTCGAGCAGTACAATTGTACAGGCCTTCGAAAAGCCGCACAAGAGATTACTATGGTTACCACTGGAATGCAGGCTTACGACAGACAGGTTGTGTACGGTGAACGCGCCCTAGACATGGTCTTCGGAATGTCAAACTTCGCTCCAAGCAAGAAAGAGTTTAACATGTCCGAGTTTTTTGGTGAAGAACCTCTGATGCGAATGACTACGCTGGCATCCCCGCAGATGATAGCAACCAGGCTCAGGAATCTCTTTGGAGACGATCCGCAATTCACTGAAGAAAGAGGCAAAAGGATGAAGGAAGTCATGTTGGAGAATTTGCACCACAATAGAAAAGAGGAGTACATGAGTGCAGTGGGGCTCGCCATGTTGTTTGATCGTTCCGGTGGGAAACTTACCCCAAAGATGAGCGACGTCATTGCTGCGGAAGAGCCGAAGCGGGTACACGGGCAAAAACTGCTCGCTGAGATTCGTGCCATGTGGGATGAGTGGGATCTTAGAGAGGATGGCAAACGAGATGACGCGCTTGAGTTTGACTCCTTTTACAATGGTTTTATGGCACCCTTCTTCGGCTGCTACAGATGTGACGAAACGAAGCGCGCTCTGAAGGCCATCGATATGGATGCAGATGGAACAGTGGATTGGAATGAGTTTGCCGTGTACCTGAAGTGGGCCCTTCGCCAGTACCCGGAGATAAAGACTGCAGAAGAACTGCTGTCCGTTGCTTTCCGCAAAGGCCTAGTCCCGGCAATGCAAGACGAGGTCCTAAAGCAAGTTTAA